GGTGGGCATGCGCTCCAACGCCGGTATCGCCGCCAAGATGTTCGACACGCTGGCCGAGCGGGGGATCAACCTCCTCGCCATCACCACCAGCGAGATCAAGGTCAGCGTGCTGATCCCCGAAGCCTATACCGAGCTTGCGGTGCGCGTCCTGCACACCGCCTTCGGCCTCGACCAGGAGCGTGTTGCTTGAGCCGTCTCGACGCATTGATGGCGCGCGGCGCCGACTTCCTTGGCACCCGCTACGCGATCATGGGCGGGGCGATGAGCTGGGTCAGCGAGCGCAACCTGGTGGCGGCGATCAGCAACGCCGGCGGGTTCGGCGTGATCGCCTGCGGGGCGATGAACCCGGAGCTGCTCGACACCGAGATCGCCGAGACGAAAAAGCGGACCGACAAGCCGTTCGGGGTCAACCTCATCACCATGCACCCGCAGCTGACCGAGCTGATCGAGATGTGCGGACGGCACCGGGTCGGACACATCGTCCTGGCCGGCGGCCTGCCACCCAGCGGGGCGATCGACCGGATCAAGGCGACCGGCGCCAAGCTGATCGCCTTTGCCCCGGCGCTGAGCCTGGCCAAGAAATTGATGCGCTCGGGCGCCGACGCCATCGTGATCGAGGGAATGGAAGCGGGCGGTCACATCGGCCCGGTGTCGACCACCGTGCTGGCGCAGGAAATCCTGCCGCACATGGCCGAGCAGATCCCGGTATTCCTGGCCGGCGGGATCGGCCGAGGCGAGGCGATCGCGGCCTATCTGGAGATGGGGGCGGCGGGCGTCCAGCTCGGCACCCGGTTCGTGTGCGCCACCGAGAGCATCGCCCATGCCAACTTCAAGAAAGCCTTCATCCGCGCCAGTGCGCGCGATGCGGTGCCGAGCATCCAGATCGATCCGCGCCTGCCGGTGATCCCGGTCCGCGCCTTGAAGAACAAGGAAACCGAGCGCTTCGCCGCCAAGCAGCGCGAGATCGCCGAGCAGCTCGACGGCAAGGCGCTGGAGATGGCCGAGGCGCAGTTGCAGATCGAGCATTACTGGGCTGGCGCGCTGCGCCGCGCGGTGATCGACGGCGACGTCGAGACCGGCAGCGTGATGGCCGGCCAGTCGGTCGGCATGGTCACCGGGGAACAGCCGACCGCCGCCATCATCGCCGAGCTAGTCGGTGAGGCGGAGGCCGCGCTCGAGCGACGGTCCTGAAGGCAGGTGCGGCGCGCCTGCCATTGCCCTATGACGCGGGCAATTGAAGACGGGGCCGGGAGTCGTCGACCGCAGCCATGACCAATCATTACCGAACCCTCGGGGTCGACCCGCAGGCCGAAACGGTGGTGATCCGCGGCGCCTACTTGGCGCTGATCCGTCGCTATCACCCGGACAAGGGCGGCGAGGAGGCCGATCCTGCCCGAGCCCAGGCGGTGACCGCGGCGTGGGACGTGCTGCGCGATCCCGAGCGGCGGGCAGCCTATGACGAGACTCGGCAGGCGCGCTTTCAGCCGGAGGGCGGAAGCGTCGTTGGTCCGGCCGTGCTCAGCACCCGGGCCCGGGTGCGCGGCGGGGCGGCGGGGCGCAACCTGTTCCTGCTGCTTGCCGCCGGGACGATCGGGCTCGGCTGGTGGGCGCTGGGCCAGCCGCAGCTTGCCCCGCCGGTCACGGCCGCTGCGCCGCCGATCCGAGTGGCCGAAGCCGCTCGGCCCGAACCTGCGGTTAGGCCGGTGGACGACGAACTTTCCGCGCGGCGACAGGCCGACGTCGAGGAAGAGCAGCCTCCGCTTCCCGACGTCACCCGCGAGCCCGAGGTCGAGGCGCAAGTCGTCCTGCCGCCCTTGCCGGTGAAGGATCCGGTGCGGATGCCCGTGCGGACCGCCGACAATCAGCCGACGGTCCGCCGGGCCACTGCCCTCGAGCGAACCGAGATGGCGGCCAGGGTGCCGACCAAGGCATTGTCCCGTCCGGCTGCGAAGGCCGCCGCGGCACCGGCACCGGCACGGCCGAGCATCGACCTGGCCCCGCTCGAACGGCATCTGAAGCTGTTGACCGACCAGAGCCTGCGCTACGGCACCGAGGCAAAGCGCAGCCGGCTGACCGCCACGCGCGAACAATTCGTCGCCCGGCTGGGCCGCTGCGATAGCGAGGGCTGCAAGCGCGACACCTATCTCCGCCGCAACGCCGAAATCGGCGAGATCATGCGCAATTGAAAGGTCTGGCCCGCGGCATGTCCGGGCACGGCCTGCCCCACGGAAACGCGATGAGCAGGCCCGGGCGGCTCCGTGCCTCCCGGGCCTGCTATCCTCAGAAGCGCAGGCTGGCAGTGACCTTTGCGCTGTGCGAGCGGAACCGGTCGTCGGTGCGCTGGAACTGGGTGCCGGCGGCATTGACCAGCACGAACGGATTGGTGGTGGCCGGGGCGGTGCCGCGGGTCACGTCGATCCGGTTGTCGCCATCGTCTTTGATCGAGGAATAGAGGTAGAGCAGCCCGATCGAGAGGTTGCCGCCGAGCCGCTGCTCGACTCCCCCGCCGGCGCGATAGCCCCAGCCGCTGGTCCGCGCGTCGGTGACCGCAAAGGCATTGGCGGTGTTGCTGCTGGCGAAACTGTTGCGGAACCGGCCGTGGATCGCTCCGGCGGTGGCGTAGAGCAGCGTGTCGTCGAGCGCGACGCCGGCGCGGGCGCGAAGCCCGAAGCTGTCGCGCAATTCGCGCGTCAGGACGTAATTGGCCGGCGTGGTCGAAAAGGCCGAGACGCTGTCCTTGAGGTTGCTGCGATCATATTCGC
Above is a window of Sphingomonas glaciei DNA encoding:
- a CDS encoding J domain-containing protein produces the protein MTNHYRTLGVDPQAETVVIRGAYLALIRRYHPDKGGEEADPARAQAVTAAWDVLRDPERRAAYDETRQARFQPEGGSVVGPAVLSTRARVRGGAAGRNLFLLLAAGTIGLGWWALGQPQLAPPVTAAAPPIRVAEAARPEPAVRPVDDELSARRQADVEEEQPPLPDVTREPEVEAQVVLPPLPVKDPVRMPVRTADNQPTVRRATALERTEMAARVPTKALSRPAAKAAAAPAPARPSIDLAPLERHLKLLTDQSLRYGTEAKRSRLTATREQFVARLGRCDSEGCKRDTYLRRNAEIGEIMRN
- a CDS encoding outer membrane protein; the protein is MSVRPLAASLLAATLAATALSPASAQSNAARWSGPYVGGQAGIGNIDNDRPQVLFDTNRDGTFTDTVRTSGGANAFSPGFCDGRAQGVTPNGGCDNGDQAVEYGAHVGYDMALGNLVVGVVGEYDRSNLKDSVSAFSTTPANYVLTRELRDSFGLRARAGVALDDTLLYATAGAIHGRFRNSFASSNTANAFAVTDARTSGWGYRAGGGVEQRLGGNLSIGLLYLYSSIKDDGDNRIDVTRGTAPATTNPFVLVNAAGTQFQRTDDRFRSHSAKVTASLRF
- a CDS encoding NAD(P)H-dependent flavin oxidoreductase, which translates into the protein MARGADFLGTRYAIMGGAMSWVSERNLVAAISNAGGFGVIACGAMNPELLDTEIAETKKRTDKPFGVNLITMHPQLTELIEMCGRHRVGHIVLAGGLPPSGAIDRIKATGAKLIAFAPALSLAKKLMRSGADAIVIEGMEAGGHIGPVSTTVLAQEILPHMAEQIPVFLAGGIGRGEAIAAYLEMGAAGVQLGTRFVCATESIAHANFKKAFIRASARDAVPSIQIDPRLPVIPVRALKNKETERFAAKQREIAEQLDGKALEMAEAQLQIEHYWAGALRRAVIDGDVETGSVMAGQSVGMVTGEQPTAAIIAELVGEAEAALERRS